The following are from one region of the Arthrobacter sp. TMP15 genome:
- the hisB gene encoding imidazoleglycerol-phosphate dehydratase HisB: MTETTPSQGRTARLERATSESSVMVEINLDGTGVSTIDTSVPFYDHMLTALSKHSLIDMNIKATGDTHIDAHHTVEDVAISLGEVLKEALGNKAGIRRFGEATVPLDEALANAVVDLSGRPYLVHGGEPAGQEYHLIGGHFTGSLTRHVFEAITLHAQICLHMTLIAGRDPHHIVEAQFKAFARALRAAVEPDPRVTGIPSTKGLL; encoded by the coding sequence ATGACTGAGACCACGCCCAGCCAGGGACGTACGGCCCGTTTGGAGCGAGCCACGAGTGAGTCCAGCGTCATGGTTGAGATCAACCTGGACGGTACAGGGGTGTCAACCATCGACACGTCCGTCCCGTTTTATGACCACATGCTGACGGCGCTTTCGAAGCACTCGCTGATCGACATGAACATCAAGGCTACGGGCGATACTCACATCGATGCGCACCACACGGTCGAAGATGTTGCCATCTCCTTGGGTGAAGTCTTGAAAGAAGCACTGGGCAACAAGGCAGGGATTCGCCGCTTTGGCGAGGCAACTGTGCCGTTGGATGAAGCGCTTGCCAACGCCGTTGTTGACCTTTCGGGGCGCCCCTACCTGGTCCACGGAGGGGAACCGGCCGGGCAGGAATATCACTTGATTGGTGGTCACTTCACAGGTTCCCTGACCCGTCACGTCTTTGAAGCCATTACCTTGCACGCGCAAATATGCCTGCACATGACTCTCATCGCAGGGAGGGATCCCCACCACATCGTCGAAGCGCAGTTCAAGGCCTTCGCCCGCGCGTTGCGTGCAGCTGTTGAACCTGATCCCCGGGTGACAGGGATTCCATCCACGAAGGGTCTTTTGTGA
- the hisH gene encoding imidazole glycerol phosphate synthase subunit HisH — MSSGTTGIAAAHQPTVTVLDYGSGNVRSAVRALERAGATVTLSAKPDDVLNADGLLVPGVGAFGSVMTELKNVDALRMIGRRVAGGRAVLGVCVGMQVLFDAGVEHGLHAEGMGEWPGTVELLPAEVVPHMGWNTVKAAEGSMLFDGVESERFYFVHSYGVQQWDFEVLQPKMRPPLVTWSEHGAPFIAAIENGPLCATQFHPEKSGDAGARLLRNWVLSLTKVAK; from the coding sequence GTGAGCTCTGGAACAACAGGCATAGCAGCTGCGCACCAGCCAACAGTAACGGTTCTGGACTACGGTTCCGGCAATGTGCGCTCAGCAGTAAGGGCTCTAGAACGTGCAGGCGCTACTGTGACGCTCAGTGCCAAGCCTGATGATGTGCTTAACGCAGACGGACTTCTGGTGCCAGGCGTAGGCGCTTTTGGGTCAGTCATGACCGAGCTGAAAAACGTTGATGCGTTGAGAATGATTGGCCGTCGAGTTGCTGGAGGCCGTGCTGTTCTGGGTGTTTGCGTAGGTATGCAGGTCCTTTTTGACGCCGGTGTTGAACACGGACTTCATGCGGAAGGGATGGGGGAGTGGCCAGGAACGGTTGAGTTACTTCCCGCCGAAGTAGTTCCGCACATGGGCTGGAATACGGTCAAGGCCGCTGAAGGCTCAATGTTGTTTGACGGTGTTGAAAGCGAACGCTTCTACTTTGTGCATTCCTATGGTGTTCAGCAGTGGGACTTCGAGGTTTTGCAACCAAAGATGCGTCCACCGCTGGTGACCTGGTCCGAGCATGGCGCACCATTTATTGCTGCCATTGAAAATGGCCCTTTGTGTGCAACTCAGTTCCATCCGGAAAAATCGGGTGACGCCGGTGCGCGCCTCCTGCGCAATTGGGTGCTCTCGCTGACCAAGGTGGCCAAATAA
- a CDS encoding LysM peptidoglycan-binding domain-containing protein — MNAMVITATTSSNKYTSFFPVGGFVPSRLKGRASSAPQVRDVQSGDVQSGALQGGVVKDGLVQSQGAQMRVQLTRRGRFVLFGIPAIAVAAVMVFVSLAIILGSIATPAQASAKYPAVDMADYAVSVTVLQGDSLWSIARASNPNGDVRDVVREIVALNELGSAVLQAGQHLYVPISR, encoded by the coding sequence ATGAATGCAATGGTTATCACCGCAACAACAAGCAGTAACAAGTACACAAGCTTCTTCCCCGTGGGCGGTTTTGTCCCCAGCCGGCTCAAGGGGCGAGCGAGCAGCGCTCCACAGGTAAGAGACGTGCAGAGCGGAGACGTGCAGAGCGGAGCCTTGCAGGGCGGAGTCGTGAAGGACGGGCTCGTGCAGAGTCAAGGCGCGCAGATGCGAGTGCAGTTGACTCGTCGTGGCAGGTTTGTACTCTTTGGTATCCCAGCTATAGCAGTCGCTGCGGTGATGGTTTTTGTATCCTTGGCCATCATCCTTGGCTCGATAGCGACTCCGGCACAGGCCTCCGCCAAGTATCCAGCCGTTGACATGGCTGATTACGCCGTGTCCGTGACAGTTCTGCAGGGAGATAGCCTGTGGAGTATCGCCCGCGCATCGAATCCAAACGGCGACGTCCGTGATGTAGTTCGAGAGATCGTAGCCCTGAACGAGTTAGGCAGCGCAGTTCTGCAGGCCGGACAGCACCTGTACGTACCAATTTCCAGATAA
- the lexA gene encoding transcriptional repressor LexA: MKGLTVRQKKILECIQRSIADKGYPPSMREIGDSVGLASLSSVTHQLTQLERHGYLRRDPKRPRAMEVLIPLVLDIGEVEIEGVSSPSKLRSSNGLNFSELSSSSDTAFVPLVGRIAAGGPILADQSVDDIMPLPRQIVGSGELFMLRVQGDSMIDAAICDGDWVVIRQQKTANNGDIVAALLEDEATVKTFRQRDGHTWLLPQNTRYEPILGDHATIMGKVVSVLRSL, translated from the coding sequence ATGAAGGGACTGACAGTCCGGCAGAAGAAGATCCTGGAGTGCATACAGCGCTCCATAGCAGACAAGGGCTACCCACCCTCCATGCGTGAGATCGGCGACTCCGTGGGGCTGGCGAGCCTGTCCAGCGTCACACACCAGTTGACCCAGCTTGAACGCCACGGCTATTTACGTCGCGACCCCAAGCGCCCACGCGCAATGGAAGTCCTCATACCGCTGGTACTGGACATTGGGGAGGTAGAAATCGAGGGGGTTAGCTCTCCGTCCAAGTTACGCAGTTCAAACGGGCTGAACTTTTCCGAACTCAGCAGTTCCTCTGACACGGCATTTGTGCCACTTGTGGGACGCATCGCAGCTGGTGGACCCATCCTGGCCGATCAATCCGTGGATGACATCATGCCTCTGCCTCGGCAGATCGTGGGCAGCGGGGAACTCTTCATGCTCAGAGTCCAGGGTGATTCCATGATCGACGCCGCCATCTGTGACGGCGATTGGGTTGTTATACGCCAGCAAAAAACAGCCAACAATGGGGACATTGTGGCTGCGCTACTGGAGGATGAGGCCACCGTGAAGACATTCCGGCAACGCGATGGCCATACCTGGTTATTACCCCAGAACACCCGCTACGAACCCATCCTGGGAGATCACGCGACCATTATGGGCAAAGTGGTTTCTGTCCTTCGCAGTCTCTAG
- a CDS encoding SseB family protein, whose product MTAMPKKVLPGHIAAALAGAGGSRDSAGQPWQGRELAGEQKYHNFDNDDGAIDPSYAAALEALATGHGSEAEVVASLSTMRVFIPIVAKLAEQTVGANGLVSDKESDMALVTVQGPDGRLALPVFSHAAALTRWHCDARPVAVYAARAALSAVAEEAQLLVLDPGSQRPFVIRRPAVWALAQQKDWLPSYADPVVDKVLQASVDALGHPFVVSISATAGEGIGSQWDTLTKPVGQLVLGGGTGPELSVTLTLRPGLDRSEVDDVLANLQGFWAANEDFALAVDSVQIRLLSSNPQN is encoded by the coding sequence ATGACCGCGATGCCGAAGAAGGTTCTCCCGGGGCATATTGCCGCGGCTTTGGCTGGTGCCGGTGGTAGCCGGGATTCGGCCGGCCAGCCTTGGCAGGGCCGTGAGTTGGCAGGGGAACAGAAGTACCACAATTTTGACAACGACGACGGCGCTATAGACCCCAGCTATGCCGCCGCCCTTGAAGCACTGGCAACAGGCCATGGCAGCGAAGCCGAAGTTGTGGCTTCGCTGTCCACAATGCGTGTGTTTATTCCAATAGTGGCCAAGCTGGCGGAGCAAACGGTTGGCGCGAACGGCCTGGTCTCAGACAAAGAGTCTGACATGGCGCTGGTAACTGTGCAGGGTCCGGATGGCCGCTTAGCACTTCCAGTGTTCTCACACGCGGCGGCTTTGACGCGCTGGCATTGCGATGCGCGGCCCGTTGCCGTCTACGCAGCCCGTGCTGCCTTGTCTGCTGTTGCTGAAGAGGCTCAATTGTTGGTGCTGGATCCTGGTTCACAGCGGCCCTTTGTTATCAGGCGGCCGGCGGTGTGGGCGCTAGCCCAACAAAAAGACTGGCTGCCCAGTTACGCCGACCCTGTTGTTGATAAGGTGCTTCAAGCCTCCGTTGATGCGCTGGGACATCCCTTCGTGGTAAGCATTTCAGCAACCGCCGGTGAGGGCATAGGATCCCAGTGGGACACTTTGACTAAACCGGTTGGACAGTTGGTTTTAGGTGGAGGTACCGGCCCGGAGCTGAGTGTGACCTTAACACTGCGACCGGGACTTGATCGCTCAGAAGTAGACGATGTGTTGGCCAACCTGCAAGGATTTTGGGCAGCAAATGAAGACTTTGCCTTAGCCGTTGATTCGGTACAAATTCGGTTACTCAGCTCCAACCCGCAAAACTAA
- the priA gene encoding bifunctional 1-(5-phosphoribosyl)-5-((5-phosphoribosylamino)methylideneamino)imidazole-4-carboxamide isomerase/phosphoribosylanthranilate isomerase PriA, with protein MTTPILELLPAVDVADGQAVRLVQGEAGSETGYGSPLEAALNWQNDGAEWVHLVDLDAAFGRGSNVQLLREMVGALTVKVELSGGIRDDASLEGALELGVGRVNLGTAALENPEWTAKVIERFGDKIAVGLDVRGTTLAGRGWTKEGGDIWEVLARLEDAGCARYVVTDVTKDGTLRGPNVELLREMCARTSKPVVASGGISSLEDLRVLRELVGAGVEGAIIGKALYSGAFTLPQALDVAGRR; from the coding sequence ATGACTACTCCCATTTTGGAATTGTTGCCCGCAGTAGACGTGGCGGACGGTCAGGCGGTGCGCCTGGTGCAGGGCGAGGCTGGCTCGGAAACCGGTTACGGTTCGCCCCTGGAAGCGGCGCTGAACTGGCAGAACGACGGCGCAGAATGGGTTCACCTTGTTGACCTCGACGCCGCATTCGGACGCGGCTCCAACGTTCAATTGTTGCGGGAAATGGTGGGTGCTCTGACTGTTAAGGTGGAGCTGTCTGGTGGCATCCGGGATGATGCTTCTTTGGAAGGTGCACTTGAATTGGGTGTTGGCCGGGTCAACTTGGGTACTGCTGCACTGGAGAACCCCGAATGGACTGCCAAGGTTATTGAACGCTTTGGGGACAAGATTGCTGTGGGACTAGATGTGCGTGGTACCACTTTGGCAGGTCGTGGCTGGACGAAAGAAGGCGGCGATATCTGGGAAGTTCTAGCACGCCTGGAGGATGCCGGCTGTGCCCGCTATGTTGTTACCGACGTTACTAAAGATGGCACGTTACGCGGACCTAATGTGGAACTGTTGCGTGAAATGTGCGCCCGTACGTCAAAGCCCGTTGTAGCATCGGGTGGAATTTCCAGCTTGGAGGACCTGCGTGTGTTGCGCGAACTAGTTGGCGCCGGTGTTGAAGGAGCCATCATTGGCAAGGCGCTGTATTCCGGAGCGTTCACGCTGCCGCAGGCACTTGATGTTGCAGGCCGCCGGTAG
- a CDS encoding MFS transporter, with protein MNFIAYRKVLAIGQVRRLLIVAMIARIPHAAAGVLLTLHVVETMKLSYASAGLVAAAITIGMAFGAPWRGRLVDIYGLRRALMPSVIAEITVWSVAPFLNFQLLIIAAVIGGLFAVPIFSVVRQALGVMVPAEQRRTAYALDSMGGEITFMIGPAAGVMLATTTHTVVGLVIIGVSASLAGVFLMWFNPPTRTGQSGAYVALDGAHGQPVQDRAEPSAPELDGKHFLKRLWLRSRHSLGWLNIAVLAILGTSLGAGLVLAGTNVGMVATMRYNDRVGDLGIVFFFWCGSSIIGAIIYGALKRSINPLWLLMAMAILIIPMGFATTAWTLGLLCILPGLLCAPVLTSSAEHIADLVSEKRRGEAMGWYGSSMTLGSAMGAPFAGAVIDKIAPWAGFVIVGLICGVLAIIGLVAMALWRRRTKSVSGATPAVLSAATLQGHPSPDVLADMRAPGELPGLVEISSIGAVTTLAGPGSMANAQDHNIPQDALEGHKNHESLERESEPV; from the coding sequence GTGAATTTTATTGCTTACCGAAAAGTTCTCGCCATCGGGCAAGTGCGCAGGCTGCTGATAGTTGCCATGATCGCACGCATTCCACATGCCGCAGCCGGAGTCTTGTTGACCCTGCATGTGGTTGAAACCATGAAACTTAGTTATGCCTCCGCCGGTTTGGTGGCAGCGGCCATCACCATAGGTATGGCGTTCGGGGCTCCTTGGCGAGGGCGGCTTGTGGACATTTACGGTTTGCGTCGAGCCCTCATGCCTTCAGTCATTGCTGAAATTACTGTGTGGAGCGTTGCACCCTTCTTGAATTTCCAACTGCTCATCATTGCCGCAGTGATAGGCGGGCTTTTCGCTGTGCCCATCTTCTCGGTGGTGCGCCAAGCCCTGGGTGTTATGGTTCCTGCTGAACAGCGCAGAACCGCGTATGCGTTGGACTCGATGGGTGGGGAAATCACTTTCATGATCGGTCCAGCAGCTGGTGTCATGCTGGCAACCACTACTCACACTGTTGTTGGGCTTGTCATCATTGGCGTGAGTGCCTCCCTTGCAGGGGTTTTCCTGATGTGGTTCAATCCGCCCACCCGCACCGGTCAAAGTGGAGCCTACGTGGCCCTGGACGGTGCTCACGGCCAGCCAGTTCAAGACCGGGCAGAACCAAGCGCGCCGGAGCTGGATGGAAAGCATTTCCTGAAACGGTTGTGGCTCAGGTCCAGACACAGTCTGGGCTGGCTTAATATTGCGGTACTCGCCATCCTCGGGACGTCACTGGGAGCAGGGCTGGTCCTGGCCGGGACAAACGTGGGAATGGTAGCCACTATGCGGTACAACGATCGGGTGGGTGACCTTGGGATTGTCTTCTTCTTCTGGTGTGGTTCATCCATCATTGGTGCCATTATTTACGGGGCTTTGAAGCGATCCATCAATCCGTTGTGGCTGTTGATGGCGATGGCTATTTTGATTATTCCGATGGGATTTGCCACTACCGCGTGGACACTGGGTCTGCTCTGCATCCTGCCAGGATTGCTCTGCGCACCTGTCCTGACATCAAGTGCTGAGCACATTGCCGATCTGGTGTCCGAAAAACGCCGTGGCGAGGCTATGGGGTGGTATGGCTCATCCATGACCCTTGGCAGCGCCATGGGTGCACCTTTTGCCGGCGCCGTGATCGATAAGATCGCACCGTGGGCAGGCTTTGTGATCGTTGGGCTGATCTGCGGGGTACTAGCCATAATAGGCCTGGTTGCCATGGCACTTTGGCGGCGCCGCACAAAGAGCGTAAGCGGGGCAACACCAGCAGTGTTGAGCGCAGCAACATTGCAAGGCCACCCGAGCCCTGACGTTCTTGCGGATATGCGTGCACCCGGTGAATTGCCCGGTCTGGTAGAGAT
- the hflX gene encoding GTPase HflX has translation MSNSSAHNGFEDSKLPESDRSASTAGSDQPDKDLSVTEIEAVIDRILAKDAAAGRAVRADEESEAQDPYEGSPSARPLSKRAQAVSSLDFQHSNFDGDQSELAERNALRRRASLSTELEDVSEVEYRQLRLERVVLAGLWSQGTMADAENSLRELAALAETAGSEVLDGLVQRRAKPDPATFLGQGKAQELKEIVYATGADTVIIDGDLAPSQRRTLEEVVKVKVIDRTALILDIFAQHAQSREGRAQVELAQMEYLLPRLRGWGESMSRQAGGRVGAAGGGIGSRGPGETKMELDRRKIRTRMAKLRREIAAMRPARETKRANRKRNSVPSVAIAGYTNAGKSSLLNRLTNAGVLVENALFATLDPTVRKTETSDGLGYTLVDTVGFVRSLPTQLVEAFRSTLEEVADADLILHIVDASHPDPEGQISAVRAVFAEVGALQIPEIIILNKADIADPFVVERLRQHEPRTVVISARTGQGIEELLEAISEAIPHPSVTLTLLIPYERGDVLNKLHRSDAEIISLEHGELGTLANVRVREDLAAEVEPFVQHA, from the coding sequence ATGTCCAACTCATCTGCACACAATGGTTTCGAAGACAGCAAACTGCCCGAGTCTGACAGGAGTGCGTCAACGGCGGGCTCCGATCAGCCCGATAAGGACTTGTCCGTGACCGAGATCGAGGCCGTCATTGACCGGATCCTCGCAAAGGATGCGGCCGCTGGCCGTGCTGTGCGTGCCGACGAAGAGTCTGAGGCTCAAGACCCCTATGAGGGTTCCCCTTCTGCCCGCCCCTTATCAAAGCGGGCACAAGCCGTATCGTCGCTGGATTTCCAGCACAGTAATTTTGACGGCGACCAGTCCGAACTAGCCGAACGCAATGCGTTGCGCCGCCGGGCAAGTTTGTCCACGGAACTAGAAGATGTCTCCGAAGTTGAATACCGCCAACTCCGGCTAGAACGGGTCGTGCTGGCAGGACTATGGTCCCAAGGGACCATGGCAGATGCCGAAAACTCTCTGCGGGAACTGGCTGCACTTGCTGAAACGGCCGGCTCAGAAGTCCTCGATGGGCTTGTTCAGCGCCGTGCCAAGCCGGACCCCGCAACATTCCTGGGCCAGGGAAAGGCGCAGGAGCTCAAGGAGATTGTTTACGCAACGGGAGCTGACACAGTCATCATTGACGGTGACTTGGCACCGTCTCAGCGACGCACCTTGGAGGAAGTCGTCAAGGTTAAGGTCATTGACCGGACGGCGCTGATCCTGGATATTTTTGCCCAACACGCGCAGTCCCGCGAAGGGCGGGCGCAAGTGGAGCTGGCACAAATGGAATACCTGCTGCCACGACTCCGCGGTTGGGGTGAGTCGATGTCCCGCCAGGCCGGCGGCCGGGTGGGTGCTGCAGGCGGTGGAATTGGATCCCGTGGCCCCGGTGAGACCAAGATGGAACTGGACCGACGCAAAATCCGTACGAGGATGGCCAAACTGCGTCGTGAGATCGCGGCAATGCGTCCAGCACGGGAGACCAAACGAGCCAATCGTAAACGCAACAGTGTCCCGTCGGTTGCGATTGCCGGGTACACCAACGCGGGTAAGTCATCTCTGCTGAACCGGCTGACCAATGCCGGGGTGTTGGTGGAGAACGCGTTGTTCGCCACGCTGGACCCCACTGTGCGTAAAACCGAGACCTCAGATGGTCTGGGTTACACGTTGGTTGACACCGTTGGATTTGTCCGATCGCTACCAACCCAATTGGTTGAAGCATTTAGATCCACACTTGAAGAAGTAGCGGACGCAGATCTGATACTCCATATTGTGGATGCTTCTCACCCTGACCCTGAGGGGCAAATCTCAGCAGTTCGGGCAGTCTTCGCTGAGGTTGGGGCACTGCAAATCCCTGAAATTATCATCCTGAACAAGGCTGATATTGCTGATCCGTTTGTTGTTGAACGACTTCGCCAGCATGAGCCGCGGACAGTAGTGATCTCCGCGCGGACCGGCCAGGGCATTGAGGAATTACTTGAGGCTATTAGCGAAGCGATTCCGCACCCAAGCGTGACGCTGACATTGTTGATCCCCTATGAACGCGGGGATGTTCTGAACAAGCTCCATCGCAGTGATGCTGAAATCATCAGTTTAGAACATGGTGAGCTCGGCACGCTGGCCAACGTGAGGGTTCGCGAAGACTTGGCTGCCGAGGTTGAACCTTTTGTCCAGCATGCCTGA
- a CDS encoding histidinol-phosphate transaminase: MDQFERLSQLPLRDDLRGQHPYGAPQLDVPILLNVNENTFGVPADAREAILSAVASELEGLNRYPDREFTTLRQELAAYLGHGLVEENLWAANGSNEVLQQVLQAFGGPGRSVMGFPPTYSMYPLLASGTGTAYLAGNRATDYALSAESAAAQVRHHGPNIVFLCSPNNPTGTALGLDVVKAVYDAGEATQTMVVVDEAYAEFAHDGTPSALSLLPGRPRLLVSRTMSKAFALAGARLGYMAAAAEVTDALRLVRLPYHLSAITQATAVAALRNATSLLANVERIKIQRDRIVEGLTLLGLSPAPSDSNFVFFGGLEKPHEVWEALLAQGVLIRDVGIPGHLRVTAGTEAETTAFLDGLRGILAD; encoded by the coding sequence ATGGATCAGTTTGAACGCCTAAGCCAACTGCCGCTCCGTGACGATCTGCGTGGACAGCATCCCTATGGTGCACCCCAGCTTGATGTACCAATACTTTTGAATGTCAATGAGAATACTTTCGGTGTTCCTGCGGACGCCAGAGAAGCCATTCTTAGTGCGGTGGCAAGCGAGCTGGAAGGCCTTAATCGCTACCCTGACAGAGAATTCACTACTTTGCGTCAAGAACTGGCAGCATACCTAGGCCATGGGCTGGTCGAAGAGAACTTGTGGGCGGCCAATGGATCCAACGAAGTGCTGCAGCAGGTGCTGCAGGCTTTTGGTGGTCCTGGCCGCAGTGTTATGGGATTTCCTCCGACGTACTCGATGTACCCACTTTTGGCCAGCGGAACCGGCACAGCCTATTTGGCTGGGAACCGAGCCACTGACTATGCTTTGAGCGCGGAATCAGCTGCCGCACAGGTGCGCCACCATGGCCCCAACATAGTTTTCTTGTGCTCACCCAATAACCCAACGGGTACCGCCTTGGGCTTAGATGTTGTCAAAGCCGTTTATGACGCGGGCGAGGCAACGCAAACCATGGTCGTCGTCGATGAGGCCTATGCAGAGTTTGCACATGACGGGACGCCCAGCGCCCTCAGCCTCTTGCCTGGTCGTCCACGCCTACTGGTTTCGCGCACTATGAGCAAGGCATTCGCATTAGCCGGTGCCCGGTTGGGTTACATGGCCGCAGCTGCGGAAGTCACTGACGCACTGCGTTTAGTCCGGCTGCCCTACCACCTCTCGGCCATCACGCAGGCTACAGCGGTTGCCGCCCTACGGAATGCAACGTCATTGCTGGCCAACGTGGAGCGGATCAAGATCCAGCGGGATCGGATCGTTGAAGGACTAACACTGTTGGGACTCTCCCCAGCACCGTCGGATTCAAACTTTGTCTTCTTTGGCGGACTTGAAAAACCTCATGAGGTTTGGGAAGCCCTCCTGGCTCAGGGTGTTTTGATACGTGACGTTGGGATCCCCGGACACCTCCGCGTTACAGCGGGCACGGAAGCCGAGACAACTGCGTTCCTTGACGGGCTCCGCGGCATTCTTGCCGACTAA
- a CDS encoding ATP-dependent DNA helicase: MPESKLSQQALELLDRAVESMGGQRRDGQHEMVRRVVSAIESGDHLLVQAGTGTGKSLAYLIPLIVNAFSSDKPAVVATATLALQSQIVGRDVPRLLAALAPVLPRPVDVALVKGRSNYVCKHKLGGGFPTEDTGEGALFSLGEDTSVAHLPGASSGPTSQLGKEVVRLREWAEDTETGDRDELVPGVTDRAWRQVSVTSMECLGAQKCPLATECFSELARARGAEADIVVTNHAMLAISAFEGIAVLPDYDLVVVDEAHELHDRVTGAVTGQLSVQMVQAAASSTRKHTGVSVEALHASATALDMVFAGAAEGLLPNGLNDEQSQVIEQVRDAVRAALSDSKPEGNSAADGGRSIARSRLNLIFDLCERLLSANEAREVVWTSRPGTFVPGKGYQKADAGEPAVINIAPLSVAMKLREGLFADRTVVLTSATLAIGESFQATAGGLGLLGPSAPSWTGADVGSPFDYQKQGMLYVAAHLQKPGFGMSGEQLDELEALITAAGGGTLALFSSRRAAEDAAEKLRKKLKVKILCQGDSSMSGLIREFAEESDTCLFGTMSLWQGVDVQGASCRLVVIDRIPFPRPDDPLVTARARAVAQSGGDGFIAISATHAAVRLAQGVGRLIRSSEDRGVVAVLDSRLANASYGGFLRAALPPFWATKDRAVALSALQRLSGK, encoded by the coding sequence ATGCCTGAAAGCAAATTGTCACAGCAGGCCCTGGAACTATTGGACAGAGCAGTTGAATCCATGGGTGGTCAACGCCGCGACGGGCAGCACGAAATGGTCCGGAGGGTGGTTAGCGCCATTGAAAGCGGTGATCACTTGTTGGTGCAGGCGGGCACTGGCACGGGTAAGTCTCTCGCCTATCTAATACCGCTCATCGTCAATGCCTTCAGCAGTGACAAGCCGGCAGTTGTGGCCACGGCAACGCTGGCGTTACAGTCTCAGATTGTGGGCCGCGATGTACCACGGCTCTTGGCTGCCTTGGCCCCGGTGTTGCCGAGGCCCGTGGATGTGGCTCTGGTAAAGGGGCGCAGTAATTATGTCTGCAAACATAAACTAGGCGGCGGATTCCCCACTGAAGACACAGGTGAAGGGGCGCTGTTCAGCCTGGGTGAGGACACCAGTGTTGCTCACCTTCCAGGGGCGAGCTCGGGGCCCACCTCGCAACTGGGTAAAGAAGTGGTGAGGTTGCGTGAATGGGCAGAGGACACCGAAACGGGAGACCGGGATGAACTTGTTCCGGGTGTGACTGACAGGGCTTGGCGGCAGGTCTCGGTCACCTCTATGGAATGTTTGGGCGCGCAGAAGTGTCCGCTCGCCACAGAGTGCTTTTCTGAACTGGCTCGTGCGCGCGGCGCGGAAGCCGACATAGTAGTGACCAACCACGCCATGCTTGCCATCAGCGCTTTTGAGGGTATAGCTGTGCTGCCTGATTACGATCTCGTGGTGGTAGATGAGGCACATGAACTCCACGATCGAGTGACCGGCGCTGTGACCGGTCAACTCTCTGTGCAGATGGTGCAGGCCGCGGCCTCGAGCACCCGCAAGCACACCGGCGTTTCGGTTGAAGCCCTTCATGCCAGCGCAACGGCTTTGGACATGGTTTTTGCAGGCGCAGCTGAAGGGCTCCTGCCCAACGGGCTCAATGATGAGCAAAGCCAAGTGATTGAGCAAGTGCGTGATGCCGTACGAGCGGCGTTGTCGGATTCAAAGCCTGAAGGTAATTCGGCAGCGGACGGTGGACGCTCCATTGCCCGGTCACGTTTGAACTTGATCTTTGACCTGTGTGAACGCCTGCTTTCGGCCAATGAGGCTCGAGAAGTGGTGTGGACCTCCCGACCTGGCACGTTCGTACCCGGAAAGGGCTACCAAAAAGCGGACGCAGGCGAGCCAGCAGTCATCAATATTGCACCGTTGAGCGTTGCCATGAAGCTACGTGAGGGCCTATTCGCAGATAGAACAGTGGTGCTGACCTCCGCCACCCTGGCGATAGGTGAATCATTTCAGGCCACCGCTGGAGGTCTGGGGCTTCTGGGTCCCAGCGCCCCCAGCTGGACTGGTGCAGACGTTGGCTCTCCGTTTGACTACCAGAAACAAGGCATGTTGTATGTTGCAGCTCACCTGCAAAAACCAGGATTTGGAATGTCTGGCGAACAGCTTGATGAACTGGAGGCCCTCATCACTGCTGCAGGCGGCGGAACACTTGCACTATTCTCCTCGCGACGCGCGGCAGAAGATGCGGCTGAGAAGTTACGAAAGAAGCTCAAAGTAAAGATCCTTTGCCAGGGTGATTCCTCGATGTCAGGACTTATTAGAGAATTTGCCGAGGAATCAGACACCTGCCTTTTCGGGACGATGTCGCTTTGGCAGGGAGTAGATGTTCAGGGTGCCTCCTGCAGACTTGTTGTCATAGACAGGATTCCCTTCCCCCGTCCCGATGATCCACTGGTTACTGCCAGGGCAAGAGCGGTGGCCCAAAGTGGTGGAGACGGCTTTATCGCCATCTCGGCCACTCATGCGGCTGTCCGCTTAGCGCAGGGTGTGGGGCGTTTGATTCGTTCAAGTGAAGACAGGGGTGTTGTGGCAGTCCTGGACTCCCGCCTAGCCAACGCTAGCTATGGAGGATTCTTGCGGGCAGCCCTGCCACCGTTCTGGGCGACAAAGGACAGGGCCGTGGCACTTTCAGCGTTGCAACGGCTCTCAGGGAAGTAG